tagataatatgacatgtgaaaattttaaattgactatatagaataaaaataaataaaattttatattagagAGAATGAGATTAAAGAAAATGGCTGATTATTAGGGTAAAAAGAAAGTCAAAAGGGACAAAAGAGTCAAGGACGCAACACCGAAACTCAACGAATTTGGTAATCAAACATGACCAAAGCAATGACATCGTCCGGATTAGGGAATGATCCAGAAACTCAAATGAATTTGGTAATCAAACATGGCATTATTCATAAGATAAGTTTGATTACCAATACACTTTGTAGTCGAAGTCATACTTTAgcattgtttttattattgttatttttttaccaGCATACTTTAgcattatttaattaattattaatgaaagcCCGAACCACTGCCCATGACTATAAATCCTCGCTCTCTTCCAAGTCTTTTTGCATACCAACTCACTTCTTCTCCCTTCTTTCTTAACCTtacttctctattttcttcaaTATCTTCACTTCTTTAACAATGGCGGACGAGGTGATTCTGCTAGGCACCTGGATCAGTATGTATTCGATGAGGGTCAAGATTGCACTGGCCGAGAAGGGCATCGAGTATGATTACAAGCAAGAGGACTTGAATAACAAGAGCCCTCTGCTTTTAGAGGCAAACCCCATTCACAAGAAGATCCCAGTTCTCATCCATAATGGGAAACCTGTGTGTGAGTCTCTCATCATTGTTCAGTACATAGATGAGGTCTGGAACGATAAGTCTCCATTGCTTCCCTCTGATCCGTACCAGAGAGCTCATGCCAGGTTCTGGGCTGATTTTGTTGATAAGAAGGTACCTTTAATGCcatttcttttgtcttttacattattttaatttcttttcattctGGGTTAACGAGTTTTAATTTCAAGGCAATCACATTTGAAagatttaatttgaaatgtgtatattttctataaatttcgtacttttttttcttgagcTCTAAAGAAATATTCTTCTGTCTCTATAGATTTGGTTTAAAATTCATTACTGTCACTGTTCATCCTTGTAATAcaatgtgtggaaaatacaggTTAGTGTTGTTTCATGGAAGTTATGGACTACAAAAGGAGAAGAGCTGGAGGCAGGCAAGAAGGAATTCTTTGAAACCTTCAAGATATTGGAGGGGGAGCTTGGTGACAAGCCTTACTTTGGGGGTGAAACATTTGGGTTTGTGGACCTTTCTCTTGTCACTTTCTACAGCTGGTTCCATACCTACGAGGTATTTGGCAATATCAACATAGAGGCAGAGTGCCCCAAGATTATTGCATGGGCTAAAAGGTGCCTCCAAAAGGAGACTGTGGCAAAGTCTCTTGCTGACCAGAAGAAAGTTTATGAGGCTGTTGGGCAATTGAGAAAAATACGTGGCTACGAGTAGAGAAATGGTTTAGCCCGAATTTTGGTTTTCAGTGGCTGTGTAATAAAGTTCATTCATATTTTAATACTCAAGTTTCAAGTTTGTTTACTTTCAAAAAATAGTTTAGGTTTGTTTCATTTGGGTCCGTTGTACTTGTAAGACACTTTGATATGTGTTTTCTGAGCTTTAAATCGAATGGGCATGTATTGTATTACGAATAAGAAAGACACCTTGTTGTGTCTTCTAAATTTTAGATCATGTTGTGCCTTAATTATATTTggaataaacaaaattttggtaaatatgtgtgtatgtgGGGACATGTTAACCACtgtatttataaatataataaactcATTTTATAGTGAATTAGATGATATCCTGCACGATGTACAAAATACTTTACAATatcatttgaaataatttttatgcatATTAAGACCTCAATCATAAACACCCAATTCATTATCTCAATGAAATGAAGGAAATCATCTATAATTATCAACATAAAGAGAATGTGAGttctaacaaaaaatttctaaaaaaatagctaactttataaataatcaattaaaatttttctttttctttttctttagttctaaaacaaaagaacatTTATGACTTTCTCAAACCAGAATCTCAAATACTTGAAGACTTAAAGCGAATCATAACCTTCACAAAATCCATAACGTTTGATTTCAACATCAAAATTGTAAGTTACTgtcactaaataaaaaaatgcaagcCTCATTCCTTGGTCATAGCCTACTTATACGGGTTAGAATCAATGATACTGCAATGTTGATGTTATGTAGGTGTCGTTGAAGGTTGAAGGTAAATGATATCATTTTTTGTCTAAGTGTATTTGAGATGGAACGGAATAAAGGGCTAGGAGCATGTATATATAACATAT
This genomic stretch from Quercus robur chromosome 4, dhQueRobu3.1, whole genome shotgun sequence harbors:
- the LOC126720814 gene encoding probable glutathione S-transferase, whose amino-acid sequence is MADEVILLGTWISMYSMRVKIALAEKGIEYDYKQEDLNNKSPLLLEANPIHKKIPVLIHNGKPVCESLIIVQYIDEVWNDKSPLLPSDPYQRAHARFWADFVDKKVSVVSWKLWTTKGEELEAGKKEFFETFKILEGELGDKPYFGGETFGFVDLSLVTFYSWFHTYEVFGNINIEAECPKIIAWAKRCLQKETVAKSLADQKKVYEAVGQLRKIRGYE